The following are encoded in a window of Solidesulfovibrio magneticus RS-1 genomic DNA:
- a CDS encoding response regulator: protein MNRPKATLCIAERNANIRELLRREFAREGYGVVTAGSGAEVLMRLASPVGVDLLVLDDEIADPDGGSLVPLLTRLYPDLAVVLHVYAGADAAGLGHRQVEKGGDFERLKAAVGEVLGAQVQAK, encoded by the coding sequence GTGAATCGTCCCAAGGCCACCCTGTGCATCGCCGAGCGCAATGCCAACATCCGCGAACTGCTGCGTCGGGAATTCGCGCGCGAGGGCTACGGCGTCGTCACCGCCGGCTCCGGCGCCGAAGTCCTGATGCGGCTGGCTTCGCCGGTCGGGGTGGACCTGCTCGTGCTCGACGACGAAATCGCCGACCCTGACGGCGGCTCCTTGGTTCCGCTGCTGACCCGGCTCTATCCGGACCTGGCGGTGGTGCTGCATGTCTACGCCGGCGCAGACGCCGCCGGACTGGGCCACCGCCAGGTGGAAAAAGGCGGCGATTTCGAACGGCTCAAGGCCGCCGTCGGGGAAGTGCTCGGGGCGCAAGTCCAGGCGAAATGA
- a CDS encoding sigma-54-dependent transcriptional regulator, giving the protein MAQILIVDDDHQLRQSFERLLAAEGHDVRAASSGEAGIAAVREAVPDAVVMDVRMSGISGLEAYAAMREIEPRLPVIIMTAYGTTEIAIEATKMGAYDYILKPFDIPEILKLIDKAVAAGRSMRSRVAVGVDAEAATEAIIGQSPAMQELYKAIGRAAPTDATVLVRGESGAGKELVARAVYQHSLRADKPFLVINCVAIPETLLESELFGYEKGAFTGAAGRKVGKIEQANHGTVFLDEIGDMPMAIQAKLLRLLQEKNVERLGGRQVIPVDVRIIAATNRDLEAAVRQGQFREDLYYRLKVVTLALPPLRERPGDIPLLVRYFLSRHAREMGQSDPGVSPEAMAKLTAHDWPGNVRELGNVLKKALIFSRGAPLSPDEVRKALGAPLRQGAEAATGEDGDPIAETIRRELASGRDGLFEELMDRFGHMVIRLALEATGGNRSQAARLLGLSRPTLIAKIEKYGLRIESRIS; this is encoded by the coding sequence ATGGCACAGATCCTGATCGTGGACGACGACCACCAGTTGCGCCAGAGCTTCGAGCGCCTGCTGGCCGCCGAGGGCCACGACGTGCGCGCCGCCTCCTCGGGCGAGGCCGGCATCGCCGCCGTGCGCGAAGCCGTGCCCGACGCCGTGGTCATGGACGTGCGCATGTCCGGCATCTCGGGGCTGGAGGCCTACGCCGCCATGCGCGAGATCGAACCGCGCCTGCCGGTCATCATCATGACCGCCTACGGCACCACCGAAATCGCCATCGAGGCCACCAAGATGGGGGCCTACGACTACATTTTAAAGCCCTTCGACATCCCGGAAATCCTGAAGCTCATCGACAAGGCCGTGGCCGCCGGGCGTTCCATGCGCAGCCGCGTGGCCGTGGGCGTTGACGCCGAGGCCGCGACCGAGGCCATCATCGGCCAAAGCCCGGCCATGCAGGAGCTCTACAAGGCCATCGGCCGGGCCGCTCCCACCGACGCCACCGTGCTGGTGCGCGGCGAATCCGGGGCCGGCAAGGAGCTGGTGGCCCGGGCCGTCTACCAGCATTCCCTGCGGGCCGATAAACCCTTTCTGGTCATCAATTGCGTGGCCATCCCCGAGACGCTGCTCGAATCCGAGCTGTTCGGCTACGAAAAGGGAGCCTTCACCGGCGCGGCCGGCCGCAAGGTGGGCAAGATCGAGCAGGCCAACCACGGCACGGTCTTTCTCGACGAGATCGGCGACATGCCCATGGCCATCCAGGCCAAGCTGTTGCGGCTGTTGCAGGAAAAAAACGTCGAACGCCTGGGCGGGCGGCAGGTCATACCCGTGGACGTGCGCATCATCGCGGCCACCAACCGCGACCTGGAAGCCGCCGTGCGCCAGGGGCAGTTCCGCGAAGACCTCTACTACCGCCTCAAGGTGGTGACCCTGGCCCTGCCCCCCTTGCGCGAGCGGCCCGGGGACATTCCCCTTTTGGTGCGCTATTTCCTGTCGCGCCATGCCCGGGAGATGGGCCAGTCCGACCCCGGAGTCAGCCCGGAGGCCATGGCGAAGCTTACCGCCCACGACTGGCCGGGCAATGTCCGGGAACTGGGCAACGTGCTCAAAAAAGCCCTCATCTTCAGCCGGGGCGCGCCGCTGTCCCCGGACGAGGTGCGAAAGGCCCTGGGCGCGCCCCTGCGCCAGGGAGCCGAAGCAGCCACGGGCGAAGACGGCGACCCCATCGCCGAAACCATCCGCCGGGAACTGGCCTCGGGCCGCGACGGGCTGTTCGAGGAACTCATGGACCGCTTCGGGCATATGGTCATCCGCCTAGCCCTGGAGGCCACCGGCGGCAACCGCTCCCAGGCCGCCCGGCTGCTTGGCCTGTCCCGGCCCACGCTCATCGCCAAGATCGAAAAATACGGCCTGCGCATCGAATCCCGTATCAGCTAG
- a CDS encoding ATP-binding protein, translating into MPNASAKSRKSLTAKLGLRARVYLLLGGLLLVNMVGPVIMILYASMARDLYTTTADKDLAALTAAHELENALLNQKGYATYYYLSQDPAWLAKLDESRRAFELWLDRIGEDRTNPEASALVEDIALAYRRYADAKDGVIALYRQDRADDAKKQHWGLREDFDGLRERCDRYKAYYRERMRHTSQVYLERTDLVMGVAVMGVVLNASLGFFLAYVLVGQILDPIRRLAWGEAGKDVAAGLSDEVKAIGQKFRDLEKDVDQAHLDLEQSRDHLMQSEKLAMAGKLAAGVAHTIRNPLTSVKMRLFSLERGLKLDASQQEDFEVIAEEIGHIDTIVRNFLEFARPPKLVAQPVSLSAVVDTTLTLLRHRLESYDVSVTVERSRRLPEISADPDQLKEALVNLVLNACEAMVEGGSIVIREETGVIEPYGRVVALRVSDDGPGIPPPLIDRVFQPFFTTKGEGSGLGLAIVRRIVEEHGGWITVMSPETRGTTFTMVFPYEGERGWHRS; encoded by the coding sequence ATGCCAAACGCCTCCGCCAAATCCCGCAAATCCCTGACCGCCAAGCTCGGGCTGCGCGCCCGGGTCTACCTGCTCCTGGGCGGCCTGCTTCTGGTCAACATGGTCGGGCCGGTCATCATGATCCTCTATGCCTCCATGGCCCGGGACCTCTACACCACCACGGCCGACAAGGATCTGGCGGCCCTGACCGCCGCCCACGAGCTGGAAAACGCCCTGCTCAACCAAAAAGGCTACGCCACCTATTATTACCTGAGCCAGGACCCGGCCTGGCTGGCCAAGCTCGACGAGAGCCGGCGCGCCTTCGAACTCTGGCTGGACCGCATCGGCGAGGACCGGACCAACCCCGAAGCCAGCGCCCTGGTCGAGGACATCGCCCTGGCCTACCGGCGCTACGCCGACGCCAAGGACGGCGTCATCGCCCTGTACCGGCAGGACCGGGCCGACGACGCCAAGAAACAGCATTGGGGCCTGCGCGAGGACTTCGACGGCCTGCGCGAACGCTGCGACCGCTACAAGGCCTACTACCGCGAGCGCATGCGCCACACGAGCCAAGTCTATCTGGAGCGCACCGATCTGGTCATGGGCGTGGCCGTCATGGGCGTAGTTTTAAACGCCAGCCTGGGCTTTTTTTTGGCCTACGTCCTGGTCGGCCAGATCCTCGACCCCATCCGCCGCCTGGCCTGGGGCGAGGCCGGCAAGGACGTGGCCGCCGGCCTGTCCGACGAGGTCAAGGCCATCGGCCAGAAGTTCCGCGACCTGGAAAAGGACGTGGACCAGGCCCATCTGGATCTGGAGCAAAGCCGCGACCATTTGATGCAATCGGAAAAGCTGGCCATGGCCGGCAAACTGGCCGCCGGCGTGGCCCATACCATCCGCAATCCCCTCACCTCGGTCAAAATGCGCCTGTTTTCCCTGGAGCGCGGACTCAAGCTCGACGCTTCCCAGCAGGAGGACTTCGAGGTCATCGCCGAGGAGATCGGCCACATCGACACCATCGTGCGCAATTTCCTGGAATTCGCCCGGCCGCCCAAGCTCGTGGCCCAGCCCGTGAGCCTGTCGGCGGTGGTCGATACGACGCTGACCCTGCTGCGCCATCGCCTGGAGTCCTACGACGTGTCGGTGACCGTGGAGCGTTCGCGCCGGCTGCCGGAAATCAGCGCCGACCCGGACCAGCTCAAGGAAGCTCTGGTCAACCTCGTGCTCAACGCCTGCGAAGCCATGGTCGAGGGCGGCTCCATCGTCATCCGCGAGGAAACCGGCGTCATCGAACCCTACGGCCGGGTGGTGGCCCTGCGGGTGTCCGACGACGGCCCGGGCATCCCGCCGCCGCTTATTGACCGCGTCTTCCAGCCCTTTTTCACCACCAAGGGCGAAGGCTCGGGCCTGGGGCTGGCCATCGTGCGCCGCATCGTTGAGGAGCACGGCGGCTGGATCACGGTCATGTCCCCCGAAACAAGGGGCACGACCTTCACCATGGTCTTTCCGTATGAAGGGGAACGGGGATGGCACAGATCCTGA
- a CDS encoding methyl-accepting chemotaxis protein — protein sequence MGVRSKLYLLLGVCVLGFACLFAADQVGSHYTERYQNLEELAANAYVEVLQVRREEKNFLLRHDPSTVSAVSQHIGKVRANVEDILRRDNTLAGEAGQALAELTAYGKSFDELAAIEKAKGFTEHEGIMRDFVYAARDLDDKFAPIADKDFQILLLTIRRHEKNWQLRDETSYVVKVQDGVKKLHAMVAAAEDLSAAQKKGFDAVIDAYQRSFMAYVDASAKAKQVTAAMVESGRKLMPPFEKIEKHYADKRHETDDIVDRAQVAVEVGLAVVVLLVILWIVRGISNSLAALGAYSRKVASGDLEAKPAGRFEAEFAALRDDTTAMVDNLKVQMRQVEEKQAEAARSAQAAEEAMREAMRKEEELAKTLSCMKTVAEQAADISRRLSGAAQELSSQTEQSAAGVELQRRRVDETASAVTQMNSTILEIAANAGQAAKNAETTRDNAVAGAEVVKQAGESMTAVNGIAVALKGDMGHLGQEAQSIGEVVGVINDIADQTNLLALNAAIEAARAGDAGRGFAVVADEVRKLAEKTMVATKEVESRIRAIQEAAGRNIRGMDEAVAAVTEANALAGRSGQAILAIVGNADATSGAVQSIAASAEEQSAASEQISRAITEISGVAEDNVAGVEATSRAAHALAAMAEELGRLIVTLGGDACGGPAALPEARSGVKALPGARSGKKALPS from the coding sequence ATGGGAGTGCGGAGCAAGTTGTACCTGCTGCTAGGCGTATGCGTCCTGGGGTTTGCCTGCCTGTTCGCGGCGGATCAGGTCGGTAGCCATTACACCGAGCGTTACCAGAACCTGGAAGAGCTGGCGGCCAACGCCTACGTGGAAGTGCTGCAAGTTCGCCGGGAGGAGAAAAATTTCCTGCTGCGCCACGACCCGTCCACCGTAAGCGCCGTCAGCCAGCACATCGGCAAGGTGCGGGCCAATGTCGAGGACATCCTGCGCCGCGACAACACCCTGGCCGGCGAGGCCGGGCAAGCCCTGGCCGAGCTGACCGCCTACGGAAAAAGCTTTGACGAGCTGGCCGCCATCGAAAAAGCCAAGGGCTTCACCGAGCATGAAGGCATCATGCGGGATTTCGTCTACGCCGCCCGGGACCTCGACGACAAATTCGCCCCCATCGCCGACAAGGATTTCCAGATCCTGCTGCTCACCATCCGCCGCCACGAAAAAAACTGGCAGCTGCGTGACGAGACCTCCTACGTCGTCAAGGTCCAGGACGGCGTGAAAAAGCTCCACGCTATGGTCGCCGCCGCCGAAGACCTCTCTGCCGCCCAGAAAAAGGGCTTTGACGCCGTCATCGACGCCTACCAGCGCAGCTTCATGGCTTATGTCGATGCTTCGGCCAAGGCCAAGCAGGTGACGGCGGCCATGGTGGAAAGCGGCCGCAAGCTCATGCCGCCCTTCGAGAAGATCGAAAAGCATTACGCCGACAAGCGCCACGAAACCGACGACATCGTTGACCGGGCCCAGGTCGCCGTGGAAGTCGGCCTGGCCGTGGTCGTGCTGCTGGTCATCCTATGGATCGTGCGCGGCATCTCCAATTCCCTGGCCGCCCTGGGAGCCTACTCCCGCAAGGTGGCCTCGGGCGACCTGGAGGCCAAGCCCGCCGGCCGCTTCGAGGCCGAATTCGCCGCCCTGCGCGACGACACCACGGCCATGGTGGACAACCTGAAAGTCCAGATGCGCCAAGTCGAGGAGAAGCAGGCCGAGGCCGCACGCAGCGCCCAGGCCGCCGAGGAGGCCATGCGCGAGGCCATGCGCAAGGAAGAGGAACTGGCCAAGACCTTATCCTGCATGAAGACCGTGGCCGAACAGGCCGCCGACATCTCGCGCCGGCTTTCCGGCGCGGCCCAGGAACTCTCCAGCCAGACCGAACAGTCGGCGGCCGGCGTCGAACTCCAGCGCCGCCGGGTGGACGAGACCGCCTCGGCCGTCACGCAGATGAATTCCACCATCCTTGAAATCGCCGCCAATGCCGGCCAAGCCGCCAAAAACGCCGAAACCACCCGCGACAACGCTGTGGCCGGGGCCGAGGTGGTCAAGCAAGCCGGCGAGTCCATGACCGCCGTCAACGGCATCGCCGTGGCGCTCAAGGGCGACATGGGCCATCTCGGCCAGGAAGCCCAATCCATCGGCGAGGTGGTCGGCGTCATCAACGACATCGCCGACCAGACCAACCTCTTGGCGCTCAATGCCGCCATCGAGGCGGCCCGGGCCGGCGATGCCGGGCGCGGCTTTGCCGTGGTGGCCGACGAGGTACGCAAGCTGGCCGAAAAGACCATGGTGGCCACCAAGGAAGTGGAATCGCGCATCCGGGCTATCCAGGAGGCCGCCGGCCGCAACATCCGCGGCATGGATGAGGCCGTTGCCGCCGTCACCGAGGCCAACGCCCTGGCCGGCCGTTCCGGCCAGGCCATTCTGGCCATTGTCGGCAACGCCGACGCCACCAGCGGCGCGGTCCAGTCCATCGCCGCCTCGGCCGAGGAACAGTCCGCCGCCTCGGAGCAGATCAGCCGGGCCATCACCGAAATCAGCGGCGTGGCCGAGGACAACGTGGCCGGGGTCGAGGCCACCAGCCGGGCCGCCCATGCCCTGGCCGCCATGGCCGAGGAGCTGGGCCGGCTCATCGTGACCCTGGGCGGCGACGCCTGCGGCGGGCCAGCCGCCCTGCCCGAGGCGCGCTCCGGCGTGAAAGCCCTGCCCGGCGCACGGTCCGGCAAGAAGGCCCTGCCTTCCTGA
- a CDS encoding alpha/beta fold hydrolase, which produces MTTARLVKRPKHAIAAGLIWLALLLLTATGQALAQPSQTAAESLGADATAAPHHLAASPDRPLDSLVMGQGPTLVLLTGYAMTKEMWDAGLIDALARGHRLVLLDYRGMGETPLGEAADISLASMADDVVRTMAGLEIEKAHILGWSMGGMVAQEIALSRPEAVCSLTLLGTSGEFASVRPAADRLGAMGPEDILASMFPAAWSAAHPEAAGRVRPRTRPLDLAAVSRQYAAMLGWPGLAGRLGKTSPPVLILAGSDDWVCPLRLSEALRDSYAAVPGSNVRLEVLENGSHWMMHQFPDALSAAVVDFIARRPCPDAQRKQP; this is translated from the coding sequence ATGACGACCGCACGCCTTGTCAAACGACCAAAACACGCTATTGCCGCCGGCCTCATATGGCTGGCCTTGCTCCTTTTGACGGCGACCGGCCAGGCCCTGGCGCAACCGTCCCAGACCGCCGCCGAATCCCTTGGGGCCGACGCCACAGCCGCCCCGCATCACCTCGCCGCCTCGCCGGACAGGCCCCTGGACAGTTTGGTCATGGGCCAGGGGCCGACCCTGGTCCTGCTGACGGGCTACGCCATGACCAAGGAAATGTGGGACGCGGGCTTGATAGACGCCCTGGCCCGAGGCCACCGGCTGGTGCTTTTGGACTACCGGGGCATGGGCGAAACGCCCTTGGGCGAGGCGGCGGACATCTCGCTGGCCTCCATGGCCGATGACGTGGTCCGAACTATGGCCGGTCTGGAGATCGAAAAAGCCCACATCCTCGGCTGGTCCATGGGCGGCATGGTGGCCCAGGAAATCGCCCTGTCTCGGCCGGAGGCGGTCTGTTCCCTGACGCTTCTGGGCACCTCCGGCGAGTTCGCTTCGGTGCGGCCCGCCGCCGACCGGCTCGGGGCCATGGGACCGGAGGACATCCTGGCCAGCATGTTTCCCGCCGCCTGGAGCGCGGCCCATCCCGAGGCGGCGGGCCGGGTCAGGCCACGGACGCGCCCGCTGGACCTGGCCGCCGTGTCCCGGCAGTACGCAGCCATGCTGGGCTGGCCGGGCCTGGCCGGCCGGCTTGGCAAAACCTCGCCGCCGGTGCTGATCCTGGCCGGCAGCGACGACTGGGTGTGTCCGCTTCGGCTGTCCGAAGCCCTTCGGGACAGCTACGCCGCCGTGCCCGGCTCGAATGTCAGGCTGGAAGTCCTGGAAAACGGCTCCCACTGGATGATGCACCAGTTCCCCGATGCCCTGTCCGCCGCCGTGGTGGATTTTATTGCCCGCCGCCCTTGCCCTGACGCGCAGCGCAAGCAGCCTTGA
- a CDS encoding OmpA family protein, with amino-acid sequence MFKLSDLRKRRHEDEDLWPISLADMMTLLLCFFLLIVAVSHVDLNRYERVADSMQQAMVQEKPAPKKKTAETAPVTDKTAPPPLPFEKPQVRSKVSHTTLSREPAPLYEQPAQGPQAADASKLGEPHPGQPQEPAKAAEPTKPGEPAKTPEAAKPGEQPKGTEPAKADATADATAEKAPKPGEERTGPTRKSLDDIRKELSGKLDVTAGAVEVRPRDNGVELNLRGAAFFDLASAEVKPGGIPLLRDIAATLAGTPYKVTVEGHTDNLPMESWLYPSNWELSSARASRVARFLIDHGVARDHLRVEGLADTQPVAPNTDPAGRSIPENQARNRRVVILVSP; translated from the coding sequence ATGTTCAAGCTGTCCGATCTGCGCAAGCGCCGTCACGAGGACGAGGACCTTTGGCCCATCTCCCTGGCCGACATGATGACGCTGCTGTTGTGCTTTTTCCTGCTCATCGTGGCCGTGTCCCACGTGGACCTCAACCGCTACGAGCGCGTGGCCGACTCCATGCAGCAGGCCATGGTCCAGGAAAAGCCCGCGCCCAAGAAAAAAACAGCCGAGACCGCGCCGGTGACGGACAAAACCGCCCCACCGCCCCTGCCCTTTGAAAAGCCGCAAGTGCGCTCCAAGGTCAGCCACACGACCCTGTCCCGGGAACCCGCGCCGCTCTATGAGCAGCCGGCCCAGGGGCCCCAGGCGGCCGACGCCTCGAAACTCGGCGAGCCCCACCCCGGCCAGCCGCAAGAGCCGGCCAAGGCGGCTGAACCGACCAAGCCCGGAGAGCCGGCCAAGACGCCCGAGGCGGCCAAACCCGGCGAACAGCCCAAGGGGACCGAACCGGCCAAGGCCGACGCCACGGCCGACGCCACGGCCGAAAAAGCTCCCAAACCCGGCGAGGAACGCACCGGCCCGACCCGCAAAAGCCTCGACGACATCCGCAAGGAACTCTCCGGCAAGCTCGACGTCACGGCCGGAGCCGTGGAAGTGCGGCCCCGGGACAACGGCGTGGAACTCAACCTTCGCGGCGCGGCCTTTTTCGATCTGGCCAGCGCCGAGGTCAAACCCGGCGGCATTCCGCTTTTGCGCGACATCGCCGCCACCCTGGCTGGCACACCCTACAAAGTGACCGTCGAAGGCCACACCGACAACCTACCCATGGAATCCTGGCTCTACCCCAGCAACTGGGAGCTGTCCTCGGCCCGGGCCAGCCGGGTGGCCCGGTTCCTCATCGACCACGGCGTGGCCCGCGACCACCTGCGCGTGGAAGGCCTGGCCGACACCCAGCCCGTGGCCCCCAACACCGATCCGGCCGGCCGGTCCATCCCGGAAAACCAGGCCAGAAACCGCCGCGTCGTCATCCTGGTCAGTCCCTAG